The sequence tgaaaaatttttggcgcGACAAATTACCTGCTACTTGGACAAGAACAATCTGCTGAGTAATTTCCAGTCGGGTTTCAGAAGTCTGCATAGTTGCTCCACAGctatgcttaaaatttttgaagatgttCGCTCTGCTTATGATAAAAACTACCTAACAGTGCACTGTGGGCCAGAAGACCAAAAAATTTGGCCAAAAGTCattgaaagatttttcaaaatgcaataTAGTATCATCATATAGATAAGTGAAAgtagttattttgtaaatgttataagttttaatgaaatatttaagcttGCATAATAAGTTAATATAAGTGTAAGGCTTAAATGATCACCATATAGCTATTGTTCTAAACTGTCACTGTTTTACTGAAATTTAGTATTTGTCATTAATTATCAGGCATGTTCTGCAAATCGTTTTCGGgcaatattttcgcattttccgttTTCAAATCGTTTGACATGTTCTGTAAATCGttccgttttcgttttttttcgaacatcagcaaatcgttttttcaccctgttctggaaatcgaaatcgttaaaattttccagttttatTTTCGGCAACTTAAACGTTAGCGGTTTGTGATATTCTTAAAactgtttgttgaaataaatttatcaaaatgtgagtatttactcaaaataactgcatatatttatgtaaataaaagtgtttatttaaaatatttaaaacttattcaaaaacttttaggggaaaacacaagaactccaagcaagagctaattttagtcgagtttatggaatctcatccagatttggcgaagaatttttcgaagGGCGACAGAGTTGCTGTTGAGGAAAAGTGGAAAGAGCTAACGACGCTGCTAAAAGCAGAAGGGCCGCCCCAAAAAGATGTTAatggatggaaaaaagtaagtatttagtcaaatattaaaataaatatttttgagttgtctTTTTTCAAGATATGGTCTGACTGGAAGGGGTGCATTCGGAAAAAGGTTGCCCATAACAATCTAGAATCGAGGGCAACAGGAGGTGGACCCTTTAATAAGCATGTACTGACGAGCAACGAAGAATGTGTTGCAagattttgtggaatttttgcagCCGTTGAGGGCATAAGCCATTGTAGAAGCTTTGGGACAGAAGATAATAATAGCGCTATCGAATCTGAGGAAGAACGTCCACAAACAAGTAGGGAAGCGGTGGCTACCCCGAGAGCTGCAAAAAGGCCACGAGTGTCAACGCAGGACAGCCTTCAGTCGTGTATGGCAACGCAATCTagttgtatggagaaaatatcCACAACTTTAGATAACATTTgtgaaaaccaacacaagatTGCAACATCGCAGGAAGATGAAAGGGAAGAGATTCGACGACTTCGTCGTGTTgttgagaaacaaaatgaattgctgGCAGAGCAAAATCGGTTGAAGACTCAAAGTATAGAGCAAAAGCAAAGACATTACCTAAAAATGGAGCAGTTGCAACAGGAAACAgttaatattaaaactaaaatgcttgagatagagactaaaaaataaatataaaagaatcttattgaaatgttatgtatatatttacttttaatatgaataaattttatgtttcataatattaaatttctagcaATAGAGTCTCTTATATTTCTGCCTTCACTATATAAACTACTGTTTTCctcattttcagcaatttcctcATCAATTGGATTGTTTTCTAATACGGTTTCTGTTTCAATGTCATCTATTTGATTACTCCTACATATGTTATGTAGTGCGCAACAAACATTTATTATCTTCACTACCTTTTGCGGCGTATATGGCAGGGTAGTTTTCAAACAACGAAACCGACTTTTTAATACTCCTATAACACGCTCAACGATGTTACGTGCTTTTGCATGTTGCTGGTTAAATCTGTGTTCTGCCGATCTTGGGCCTGGGTTTCTATATGGAGTCAGTAGAAATGGCTCTATACCAAAACCAGAATCTCCCAGTAGCCAAGTCCCTCGGTCACCAGCTTCATACTGCGATAGGTAATAGTGTTTTGCACTGCTCATACTAAATACGAAAGCGTCATGGCTTGCACCAGGCCGAGTTGCATCAACTGCTCTTATTATCATATCAAAATCACAAATCTGTAAAATAAAggcagtaaattttaaattttagaaacacaatttaaattcattcttacaatcattgcgtttatgctaaaaaatccttttcggttaaaaaatagatgctcgttctcaaaaggtttaatcAGAGCCACATGTGTTCCATCAATACACCCTATTACTCCTGGAATAccgaatttttctacaaaatgaaGTTTTGATTTTCTAGAATCCTCTTCAGACATTTTCAGCTTAATCCACTTAGGAcacagaacattttccaaagcaTTGATCATTTCGGATAATATTTTTGAGACTGTGCTTCTACCCATAGCAATATCTGTATCCTTTCCGACGGAACGTTGATAGGAACCTTCTGCGAAAAACCTAAGACTTGCTGCCAGCTTTAATAAAATAGGTATGGACGTTTCCTTCACGAAAGATTTTACTTCATTCAGCACTTCTAAAAAAGCGTACTTGTTTAGGCGATAGTGGGAAACAAATCTAAAGTAGAAAAACTGAATGAATGCCACAAAGTATAACCATTTCTAATCTTACGTAGAATCCGGTGCACTGAGAGGATTCGAATGGTCTCTTAAACGCCGCCTATCTATTCTACTTTGGTAATCTTGCTCCCGTTCGTTtaacacataagctgccataaaaaacatgatacttttttaattaaatcctcttattttgaaattatttcgtattttttgccaacgaattcttttgtcatttggtttgtttaattgccAAAGAGAAATCAGCTGTTTCAaacttaaattcgaatttaaatgaaatcggacgaattacagaacacccaaaacaaaatcgtaCGAATTGCCATTTCGGATCCGAAttgaaatcgcgcgattttcagAACATGCCTGTATATTGCATTTTCTCATTAGTTGCAATCATGTAGTAtgtgaaaatagtcaatagctgaaaaaataaatctgatgttagaaatattgagaataattgtgaaaatttttttttttttactacttgttAATACGCCGATTGAGCCTTGCGCAAAACTCCAGAAGctattaacaatttctttacatTAACGTCTTCAGTAGTTCATGTGTAACAAGCTaaaggtttttcattttcttttaaaaaaaaatgaagttttactGATCTATGCGCGAGTTGACTGTATATCAATCATTTGCCAACAGGGTGTAAAAAGTTAACCAAGTATTAAGAGTCAcacaattttaacttatttaattcATAATGACTTCATTGAAGAAAAAAGAGGTTCTTCAAATTATGTTAGGTAATAATGACATGAATATAACCGTTGAttcaattttaactaaaattggtATCAATAAATCAGATGTAGGTTGTAAAGGATTGGAACgcttgaaaaatgctttaaatagtttaaagtcaaaaacaaatgcaaaatatcAGCATTGCAGTAGGAAAATAGCTGTCTTTGAGTCACAAAATTCAGAGTGGTTAGATTCTGAATTTACTATTCCTGACTTAGACCTCACAGCTAAAATAAGTAAGACTGAAATACTTAAAAGAGCCATCGCTCGATTTTGCAGAAAAATCTATTAGATCGAAAAGACGAGAAGTGTCTAAAATCAGTGAAGAACATGATAATGATCGTCAGAAACTATTAATGGCTACTAGTCATGCGGCACGAGTTTCAGGGGAAGCAGATTTGCGATCGGTACTTAACGAACTTTCAAAAAGCGAGGAACAGgataagaaaattagaaaaagaatGACAACACCTTTTCCtacaatagaaaagaaaagccCAGAAGTGGCTTTAGCATTTCTTTTCGATAATTCTATGTCTAAACAAGCCTATCAGAATATGCGATTAGCGACCAAATCTAGTGGAGCAGACATTTGGCCTGCGTGTAATGCGATTAGAGAAGCCAAAGAAAAGTTAAGACCGTCGAAAgagtcaattaaaatttctgaaaagttAGCTGAAGTATCACTTCAAGAACTTTTAAACCACACGGTGAATAGAATAATAGAACTACAAAGAGAAGTTTTACActgtcttattaaaaaaaaataaaattactgagCTCAAAACTGTTCTGATGTGTTCTTGGGGATTTGATGGGAGTAGTGGGCATTCGCCTTACAAACAAGGTTATAATAGTGTCAATGAGAAACAGACTCCTACAGATGAAAATCTGTTCGTTACTACACTTATCCCCTTAAGGTTATCAAGTGAAGTGGATGTAATTTTGTGGAATAATGTTACATCTCAATCTCCAAGATTTTGTCGCCCTATTCAAATTCGATACGCAAAGGAATCATCAGAAGTAATTCTTGCCCAAAAGAAGGCCATCGAAGAACAAATTCTGAAATTACAagcctttgaaattttgattgaagGCTGTCGTCTTAAAGTACAATATACATTATTAATGACTTTAATTCACGGTAAGGTATTAAATACGATCACCAACACGCCATCAATGAAAACTTGTGCTATCTGTCATGCTGTTCCTAAACAATTTAACGATCTATCTAATATAAAGAGTGTGAAATTTATGCCTCATGAGGAGTCACTGTTACATGGAATCAGCCCTTTGCATGCCTGGATaagaattttcgaattttgCTTACATGTTTCTTATAAATTGGTTATCAAAAGATGGGATGTCAGAGGCGCTAAGAATAAAGAACAGGTAGCATTAAGAAAACAAGAGGTGCAATCAATTCTGTGGGGAAAAATGGGACTCAGAGTGGATAAACCAAAGCCTGGAGGAAGTGGTACCAGCAATGATGGAAACACAGCTCGCAGGGCATTTAAAGATAGTAAACTTTTATCTGATTGCCTTGGTCTTAATCACGAATTGCTTCAACGTTTTAAGGTAATTTTAATTAGCCTCTCTTGTCATCTTCCTCTCGATTCAAGTCGATTTGAAGAATTTTGCACCTCTACTGCAAAACTGTATATCTCGCTCTATGTCTCAAACGGTTCACAAAATTCTTATTCATAGcggagaaataataaaaaacagcatCTTACCGGTAGGTATGCTCGGAGAAGAAGCATCTGAAGCGAGAAATAAGGActacaaaaaatttagactCCAGCATAGTAGAAAGCATAGTAGGATGGCAAATTTGGAAGACTTGTTTTGTAGAGCTATGGACACCTCTGATCTTCTTTTATCGAGTTAACGTTTAAAAGAACGCCTTCAACAAAAAGTTCAATTATCTCTTCCTAAAGAAGTGCAACTTTTATTGAAAGAGGTTGAAGTAGATTCTAATCAATCAGGAAGTACCAATTACGTACAGGTAAGTGAAGAACTAGACGAATATGAAATTGAGGAAAttgattttacagaaaaaatcttatatttagATGGCATAGAATTATCCGAGGAAGAAGACTCACAATCTGATGTAAATGACGATATTTGACCTCGTAGAGCAAGCAATTAgtatttacctatttttaagaaaatttatattataaaaaaaataaaaaccaataaaataatatttaaaaacttaaaaaaaatttaaaacaacaaaaaattaaaaaaaaagaagaaaaggagTCTGAAGTCGCACTGTAACCTCCTCGTGGTAGATTCCGGAAACTACAACTTATTATGTAGGCTAACTGCAGGCGTGTCTCTTTATCTGACATATTGGATCCaccattttcaattgtttaaatCTAATTGCAGATTTGTCAACAGCGATACAAAAAAGCCCGAGTAACAAGTTTCAAATTAatcagataaaattaaaaaaaaaggcccgcataagggattcgacatttttaatttctaaaatctggcagcagattcgtaatcagcgcccccaaaaacccctaaatactaagtttggtaaaaaataattaattttaaaaaatgtatgcccgccatattggatccgccatcttgaattgttgaaatctgacttcatattcgtaatcagagaccatcaaaaccccaaaataccaaatttggtgaaaaaaatccaattttttaaatttcatgtccgccatattggatccgccattttgaattgttgaaatctgacttcatattcgtaatcagagacccCAAAACCTGTACATAGCGgtattaaaagttataaattgttagttttttgGGAATTATGAATTTTGGCCACTTATAAGGGTCTCCTGGCCCACTGTGCAGTGCTAGTATTActcgatttttcaaaagcatttgatactATTGATCACAACATTTTACTGCAAAAATTGTGCTATCACTATAAGTttggagcattttctctgcaactAATAAAAAGTTACCTTTCGAATCGGCTACAACAAGTTAAGTGTGGTGATAACTACTCAAGTCTAAAACCAATTACGTCAGGTGTGCCGCAGGGCTCTATTTTAggtccaattttattttgcattttcattaatGATATTGTTGAATGTTGCCAAAATTCGTCGATtcatctctatgctgatgacacCCAGATCTACCTGTCAAGGCCAATAGGTCTTATTGAAGATTTGATAGCAAGGCTTAATGAAGACCTCACTCGTATTTCTAAATGGTCAAAATCTaacaacttgaaattaaatgagtcAAAGACGAAGTCGATTGCTATTTCTCATTCAAAGTATGACCTTAGCTCTTTGCCGCCAATATTActtaatgaagtaaatattaacTTTGATGACATAGTAACTAACCTAGGTTTCAGAATAAATTCAAGATTATCATGCGTTGACCATGTAAACTTTGTTGTAAACAAGGTATATAATATTCTTAGAAAGCTATATTGTACTGCCTACTTACTGCCAcggcaaactaaattaaaacttgttagatcactcattgttcctcatgtatcatacgctgaattagtatattgcaggcttgataataattcgaaacaaaaattgcaaaccgctttaaataatgcagcgcgtttcgtgtttgaaaaaaggaaatatgaccATATATCTATCTACTCAAAACAGATTCTCGATCATTCGACTCGTATCTCAAAATACGCTCTCTTTTGTTCCTGCATAAATTAATATACacacaaaatacacacacattgtacctgtataaaaacattaaacaatgcCAGTGCACCCGAACATTGAATCTAATTGTTCCGACTTACACTTACTTGGAATCAGAACGCATGTTCTTTGTTAGTGCTATAAAACTATGGAATTCtataccaactacaataaaacttataaaacaagcaaggtATTTTAAAACTGCAGTTTCTAACTACTTCTAACCTTAAATCCCCCTTTCCTTCTCCCATTCCCACCATCTTTCTCTTCTTCTCACTTACTACTTTAAGTTTTAGTCTATAagtttaatagttaaaatagGTTTAAATCTAAGTAGCATTTCTATGTATACCATCCTCGTATTCTAGAATTATAAGAAGATGTACTACCACAAGACTCTGTCTTACTatgtacaaaacaaatcaaataaattgaaattgaaattgaaattgaattgaattgccAATTTGGAATCGTCGAAACCAttttttacaagttgtatttgatggagcgcgattaccgtaaatattgatcaatatacgacacgtttcaccTGCACTTTCTTTAAAAGATAACAATGAAGCATAACTTCCCGCAAATAccgttttttcgggacgaacgtagacatttttgacgttagataaaaaaaaatagtatcagcagcgacacttcTTCTTCGAGGGCGGATACTTCTTCCCATACCAATAATTCATTACACCAAAGTTTACTATTTAAATTTGCAACATTGTATGAAAGAACCtagtgttttttatattttacttgttTAAAAGCTTTGCAAAATctcttttatttatatcaaGAGAACCGCCATACCATTCCATAAGCATTTTGTCAGCAGGCTCGTTTGAACAGATTAGGACATTATGGTCAACGTAGTGCATCCTTGTTCCATTTATGTTCGCCGCGTCGTTATGCATGATTATCTTTATGCTATTGTCAAAAACCAGCAGTTCCTGTTTCAGTAGCAGAAACATTCTTTTACGTATTCTTCCGTTATCACAGAgaacattttcaataaaaatagataATCCTGCCAGTGTTTTGGTGTTTCCAGGTGCATCACTAGCCATATTGGTTGTTTCAAATTCAGCCGAATGctttgtaatataataaaattacaatatgATAGcagcaccaaaaaaatattaaattggcAAAACGTACGGATCAGCAAATAGTAAGGCGGCAACACTGAATACGA comes from Anastrepha obliqua isolate idAnaObli1 chromosome 6, idAnaObli1_1.0, whole genome shotgun sequence and encodes:
- the LOC129250781 gene encoding putative nuclease HARBI1, translated to MFFMAAYVLNEREQDYQSRIDRRRLRDHSNPLSAPDSTFVSHYRLNKYAFLEVLNEVKSFVKETSIPILLKLAASLRFFAEGSYQRSVGKDTDIAMGRSTVSKILSEMINALENVLCPKWIKLKMSEEDSRKSKLHFVEKFGIPGVIGCIDGTHVALIKPFENEHLFFNRKGFFSINAMIICDFDMIIRAVDATRPGASHDAFVFSMSSAKHYYLSQYEAGDRGTWLLGDSGFGIEPFLLTPYRNPGPRSAEHRFNQQHAKARNIVERVIGVLKSRFRCLKTTLPYTPQKVVKIINVCCALHNICRSNQIDDIETETVLENNPIDEEIAENEENSSLYSEGRNIRDSIARNLIL